One window of Pseudomonas sp. ML2-2023-3 genomic DNA carries:
- a CDS encoding EamA family transporter: MQKKHVALAVMVTAVWGFNFPITKLGLAAIDPLLLTALRFTLAALPWVFFIKRPPIALQWLAAYGLIFGVAMWALINVGIELGVPPGTAALLVQFSAFFTLGWGVLLFREHLSLGQMLGVGLAVLGLVSIILASPGHGTTVGYGLLLISAFSWSVGNVIIKQSRVREMFAFVVWASVFPPIPLLLLTWLAHGSAPFTALVEHVEWVAVFSLLFQVYAATHFCYWGWNLLLREYPVSKVAPLSLLIPVFGVAGSVLMLGHSVDFSEGVSIVLILSALAVGFVKGPGLSPRCQLPGWPGRQKAARRFSSLDDR, encoded by the coding sequence ATGCAAAAGAAACACGTGGCCCTGGCCGTCATGGTGACGGCCGTCTGGGGGTTTAATTTCCCCATTACCAAATTGGGCCTGGCTGCCATTGATCCGTTGTTGCTGACTGCGCTCAGATTTACCCTCGCGGCGTTGCCGTGGGTGTTTTTTATCAAGCGTCCCCCGATAGCCCTGCAGTGGCTGGCGGCTTATGGACTGATTTTTGGTGTTGCGATGTGGGCGCTGATCAACGTGGGCATCGAATTGGGAGTCCCGCCCGGAACTGCTGCCCTGTTGGTTCAGTTCAGTGCTTTTTTCACGCTGGGCTGGGGGGTGTTGCTGTTTCGCGAGCATCTGAGCCTGGGCCAGATGCTGGGGGTAGGGCTTGCGGTGCTGGGTCTGGTCAGCATTATTCTCGCCAGTCCCGGCCACGGCACGACCGTGGGCTATGGCTTGTTGCTGATCAGTGCATTCAGCTGGAGTGTGGGCAACGTCATCATCAAGCAGTCCAGGGTACGGGAGATGTTCGCCTTTGTGGTCTGGGCCAGCGTGTTTCCGCCGATTCCCTTGCTGCTGCTCACCTGGCTGGCCCACGGGTCTGCGCCGTTTACCGCATTGGTCGAACACGTTGAGTGGGTAGCGGTGTTCTCGCTTTTGTTTCAGGTCTACGCAGCGACGCATTTCTGCTACTGGGGCTGGAATTTATTGCTGCGCGAATACCCGGTGTCCAAGGTGGCGCCGCTGTCCTTGCTGATTCCGGTATTCGGGGTCGCAGGGTCGGTGCTGATGCTTGGACACTCGGTGGATTTCAGTGAGGGGGTATCGATTGTGCTGATTTTGTCGGCGCTTGCGGTGGGGTTTGTAAAAGGGCCGGGGCTTAGTCCGAGATGTCAGTTACCGGGATGGCCTGGTCGTCAGAAGGCTGCGCGGCGCTTTTCTTCTCTCGACGATCGTTGA
- a CDS encoding helix-turn-helix transcriptional regulator: MRETDIDTYENIPRDAVVTANNYADGQNFALHTHRRGQFAYAASGVITVFTDQGNWVVPPQRAIWVPAGVPHEMSMAGPVTMLNTYIRSPACIRLGLPAQCQVFGISPLLHQLLIQAVDIPALYDETRREGLVMGLLLHEIAGMPPLSLNAPLPGEPRLAQACRTLLEQPSLDIGIDEMARQVGMSRRTFTRLFRQQTGISFVEWRQQACLLAAVVRLGNGEAITRVATDLGYSSPSAFTSVFRRVLGAAPSRYFPKGLP; encoded by the coding sequence ATGCGCGAAACTGACATCGATACCTACGAGAACATCCCCCGTGACGCAGTGGTCACGGCCAATAACTATGCAGACGGCCAGAACTTTGCGCTGCACACCCATCGTCGCGGGCAATTTGCCTATGCCGCCAGCGGTGTCATCACCGTATTTACCGACCAGGGCAATTGGGTCGTGCCCCCGCAAAGGGCTATCTGGGTTCCAGCGGGGGTGCCTCACGAAATGAGCATGGCCGGGCCGGTGACCATGCTGAACACTTATATCCGCAGTCCCGCCTGCATCCGGCTTGGCCTGCCCGCACAGTGCCAGGTCTTCGGTATCTCGCCCCTGCTCCACCAGCTGCTGATCCAGGCCGTGGATATCCCGGCGCTGTATGACGAGACCCGTCGGGAGGGTCTTGTGATGGGGTTGCTGCTTCACGAAATAGCCGGCATGCCGCCCCTGTCACTCAATGCACCGTTGCCGGGTGAGCCAAGGCTGGCACAGGCCTGTCGTACGTTGCTGGAACAACCGTCACTGGATATCGGGATTGATGAGATGGCCCGCCAGGTCGGCATGAGCCGCCGCACCTTCACCCGGCTATTTCGCCAGCAAACCGGAATCAGCTTTGTCGAATGGCGTCAGCAAGCATGCCTGTTGGCAGCCGTGGTGCGCCTGGGTAACGGCGAAGCCATTACGCGAGTGGCGACTGACCTGGGCTATAGCAGCCCGAGCGCCTTTACCAGTGTGTTTCGCAGAGTGCTGGGCGCGGCACCCAGCCGGTATTTTCCGAAAGGACTGCCTTGA
- a CDS encoding ABC transporter permease subunit gives MNRIRFSSFMLVAGLVFIYLPMLILVIYSFNASKLVTVWGGWSLKWYVGLLDNTQLMGSVMRSLEIACYTAIAAVALGTLAAFVLTRISHFKGRTLFGGLVTAPLVMPEVITGLSLLLLFVAMAQMIGWPQERGLVTIWIAHTTFCSAYVAVVVSSRLRELDMSIEEAAMDLGAKPWKVFFLITIPMIAPSLAAGGMMSFALSLDDLVLASFVSGPGSTTLPMEVFSAVRLGVKPEINAVASLILLAVSLMTFMVWFFGRRAEEHRKKAIQQAIDESAAESWKQPDVRGGQSTSAA, from the coding sequence ATGAATCGCATCCGTTTTTCTAGTTTTATGTTGGTCGCGGGGTTGGTGTTCATCTACCTGCCGATGCTGATCCTGGTGATCTACTCGTTCAACGCCTCCAAGCTGGTCACGGTGTGGGGCGGCTGGTCGCTGAAGTGGTATGTGGGCCTGCTGGACAACACGCAACTGATGGGCTCGGTGATGCGCTCGCTGGAGATTGCCTGTTACACGGCGATTGCAGCCGTCGCGCTGGGCACCCTGGCGGCGTTCGTACTGACCCGAATCTCGCACTTCAAGGGCCGTACGCTGTTTGGCGGCCTGGTGACGGCGCCGCTGGTGATGCCTGAAGTGATCACCGGTCTGTCGCTGTTGCTGCTGTTCGTGGCCATGGCGCAGATGATCGGCTGGCCGCAGGAGCGTGGCCTGGTCACTATCTGGATCGCCCACACCACATTCTGTTCGGCCTATGTGGCGGTGGTGGTGTCGTCACGTCTGCGCGAGCTGGACATGTCGATCGAAGAGGCGGCGATGGACCTGGGTGCTAAGCCGTGGAAGGTGTTCTTTCTGATCACCATCCCGATGATCGCGCCGTCACTGGCTGCCGGGGGCATGATGTCTTTTGCCCTGTCGCTGGACGATCTGGTACTGGCCAGCTTCGTGTCGGGTCCGGGTTCCACGACCTTGCCGATGGAAGTGTTCTCGGCGGTGCGCCTGGGAGTCAAACCCGAGATCAACGCTGTGGCCAGCCTGATCCTGCTGGCGGTGTCGCTGATGACCTTCATGGTGTGGTTCTTCGGCCGTCGTGCTGAAGAGCATCGTAAAAAGGCTATCCAGCAAGCCATCGATGAGTCGGCGGCAGAGTCCTGGAAGCAGCCTGACGTGCGTGGCGGGCAGTCGACAAGCGCGGCTTAA
- a CDS encoding ABC transporter permease subunit encodes MNMRKLKRRLQRITPGGRQLVIGIPFLWLFLFFMLPFFIVLKISFAEADVAIPPYTEIYGYVDQKIQLLLNLSNYSMLGDDELYIAAYLGSLKMAFFSTLLCLLIGYPMAYAIANARKEMQTVLVLLIMMPTWTAILIRVYAWMGILSNNGLLNGFLMSMGWISEPLQILNTNIAVYIGIVYSYLPFMILPLYANLVKHDTSLLEAASDLGSSTFNSFWKITVPLSKNGIIAGCMLVFIPVVGEFVIPELLGGPETLMIGKVLWQEFFNNRDWPVASALAVVMLAILIVPIILFNRSQAKELEGKI; translated from the coding sequence ATGAACATGCGAAAACTCAAGCGCCGACTGCAACGAATAACCCCCGGTGGCCGTCAGTTGGTCATCGGGATTCCATTCCTGTGGCTGTTTTTGTTCTTCATGCTGCCGTTCTTCATTGTGTTGAAGATCAGCTTTGCCGAAGCCGACGTCGCCATTCCGCCCTACACCGAGATCTATGGTTACGTTGACCAGAAAATCCAGCTGCTGCTGAACCTGAGCAACTACTCCATGCTGGGTGACGACGAGCTGTACATCGCCGCCTACCTGGGCTCGCTGAAGATGGCCTTTTTCAGCACCCTGTTGTGCCTGCTGATTGGTTATCCGATGGCCTATGCCATCGCCAATGCGCGCAAAGAGATGCAGACCGTGCTGGTGCTGCTGATCATGATGCCGACCTGGACCGCGATCCTGATCCGGGTGTATGCCTGGATGGGCATCCTCAGCAACAACGGCCTGCTCAATGGTTTCCTGATGTCGATGGGCTGGATCAGCGAACCGCTGCAGATCCTCAACACCAACATCGCGGTGTACATCGGCATTGTGTATTCGTACCTGCCGTTCATGATCCTGCCGCTGTACGCCAACCTTGTGAAACACGACACCAGCCTGCTGGAAGCCGCGTCTGACCTGGGTTCGAGCACGTTCAACAGCTTCTGGAAAATCACGGTCCCGTTATCGAAAAACGGCATCATCGCCGGCTGCATGCTGGTGTTTATCCCGGTGGTAGGCGAGTTCGTGATTCCGGAACTGCTCGGCGGCCCGGAAACCCTGATGATCGGTAAAGTGTTGTGGCAGGAATTCTTCAACAACCGTGACTGGCCCGTAGCGTCCGCGCTGGCTGTCGTCATGCTGGCGATCCTGATCGTGCCCATCATTCTGTTCAACCGCAGCCAGGCTAAAGAGCTGGAGGGCAAGATATGA
- a CDS encoding ABC transporter ATP-binding protein, with amino-acid sequence MANASSTYRKALEGHQAPKKVLVKVDRVTKKFDETIAVDDVSLEIHQGEIFALLGGSGSGKSTLLRMLAGFERPTEGRIFLDGVDITDMPPYERPINMMFQSYALFPHMTVAQNIAFGLKQDRLSASDIEARVEEMLRLVHMTQYAKRKPHQLSGGQRQRVALARSLAKRPKLLLLDEPMGALDKKLRSQMQLELVEIIERVGVTCVMVTHDQEEAMTMAERIAIMHLGWIAQIGSPVDIYEAPVSRMVCEFIGNVNSFDGSVIDDEEGYAIIHSPELDQKIYVGHGVTTSLQDKSITYAIRPEKMLVSTLKPESAYNWSHGKVHDIAYLGGHSVFYVELPGGKIVQSFMANAERRGARPTWDDAVYVWWEDDSGVVLRS; translated from the coding sequence ATGGCAAACGCCTCCAGTACCTATAGGAAGGCTCTTGAAGGTCACCAGGCACCGAAGAAAGTGTTGGTAAAAGTCGACCGTGTTACCAAGAAGTTCGACGAAACCATCGCTGTTGACGATGTGTCCCTGGAGATCCATCAAGGTGAAATCTTCGCCCTGCTCGGAGGCTCCGGCTCCGGAAAGTCGACCCTCCTGCGCATGCTGGCAGGCTTTGAGCGCCCAACAGAGGGCCGTATTTTCCTCGACGGTGTAGACATCACTGACATGCCGCCCTACGAGCGGCCGATCAATATGATGTTTCAGTCATACGCGCTGTTCCCGCACATGACGGTGGCGCAGAACATCGCCTTTGGCTTGAAGCAGGACCGCTTGTCCGCCAGTGACATTGAGGCCCGCGTTGAGGAAATGCTGCGACTGGTGCACATGACCCAGTACGCCAAACGCAAGCCGCACCAATTGTCCGGTGGTCAGCGTCAGCGCGTGGCCCTGGCCCGTTCGCTGGCCAAGCGCCCGAAACTGCTGCTGCTCGATGAGCCGATGGGCGCGCTGGACAAAAAACTGCGCTCGCAGATGCAACTGGAACTGGTGGAGATCATCGAGCGGGTTGGCGTGACCTGTGTGATGGTGACCCATGACCAGGAAGAAGCCATGACCATGGCTGAGCGTATCGCCATCATGCACCTGGGCTGGATTGCTCAAATCGGTAGCCCGGTCGACATCTATGAAGCGCCTGTCAGTCGGATGGTGTGCGAATTCATCGGCAACGTGAACTCCTTTGACGGTTCGGTCATTGATGACGAGGAGGGCTACGCGATCATCCACAGCCCGGAACTGGATCAAAAGATCTACGTGGGCCACGGCGTGACGACGTCCCTGCAGGACAAATCGATTACCTACGCCATCCGCCCGGAAAAAATGCTGGTCAGCACCCTCAAGCCCGAGTCGGCCTACAACTGGTCCCACGGCAAGGTGCATGACATCGCCTACCTGGGTGGTCACTCGGTGTTTTATGTGGAACTGCCCGGGGGCAAGATCGTCCAGTCGTTCATGGCCAACGCCGAACGCCGTGGCGCGCGCCCTACCTGGGACGACGCGGTCTACGTGTGGTGGGAAGACGACAGCGGCGTGGTACTGCGCTCATGA
- a CDS encoding gamma-glutamyl-gamma-aminobutyrate hydrolase family protein yields the protein MALKPLIGVTACVKQIGLHPYHVSGDKYLRAVSVASLGLPVIIPSLGQLTETDELLAHLDGVLFTGSPSNVEPFHYQGAPSTPGTDHDPARDATTLPLLRAAIAAGVPVLGICRGFQEMNVAFGGSLHQKVHELPGFLDHREADHPDLAVQYAPAHDVEVQPGGVFDALGLPRTFQVNSIHSQGIDRLAPGLRAEAVAPDGLVEAVSVEFSQAFAVGVQWHPEWQVQNNPVYLSIFQAFGDACRQRASLRDSR from the coding sequence ATGGCACTCAAGCCATTGATCGGCGTTACTGCATGCGTCAAACAGATTGGCCTGCACCCTTACCACGTCAGCGGCGACAAGTACTTGCGTGCTGTCAGCGTCGCGTCTCTGGGGTTGCCGGTGATCATTCCTTCCCTGGGGCAACTGACCGAAACAGATGAGCTGCTCGCCCATCTGGATGGTGTGTTGTTCACGGGTTCGCCTTCGAATGTGGAGCCATTCCACTATCAAGGTGCCCCCAGCACGCCGGGCACGGATCACGATCCGGCGCGTGACGCCACGACCCTTCCTCTGTTGCGTGCGGCCATTGCTGCGGGCGTTCCGGTGCTCGGCATTTGCCGGGGTTTCCAGGAAATGAACGTGGCATTCGGTGGCAGCCTGCACCAGAAAGTCCACGAGCTCCCCGGCTTTCTCGATCACCGCGAAGCGGATCACCCGGACCTGGCCGTGCAGTACGCACCGGCTCATGACGTCGAGGTGCAGCCGGGTGGTGTCTTCGACGCGCTGGGTTTGCCTCGCACGTTCCAGGTCAATTCGATTCACAGCCAGGGCATTGATCGCCTGGCCCCCGGGCTTCGTGCCGAAGCCGTTGCACCGGACGGTCTGGTCGAGGCGGTTTCTGTCGAGTTCAGCCAGGCTTTTGCCGTGGGTGTGCAATGGCATCCGGAATGGCAGGTTCAGAACAATCCCGTCTACTTGAGTATTTTCCAGGCGTTTGGCGATGCATGCCGGCAACGAGCATCTCTTCGTGATTCACGCTGA